A window from Bacteroidales bacterium encodes these proteins:
- the trxA gene encoding thioredoxin has protein sequence MKTAILTSALLTLFWLSSCGGTAESKDTTTGITGTEASDKTVGDVTGGKPIHLTKAEFLTKVYDFEKSPDTWVYNGSKPCIIDFYADWCKPCKMVAPIMVELASKYEGKIDIYKINTDEERELAQAFNIRSIPTILFCPVKGQPQMTQGALPKETFEKVIQDVLLKD, from the coding sequence ATGAAAACTGCAATCCTAACCTCTGCATTGTTAACACTGTTCTGGCTTTCAAGTTGTGGTGGTACCGCCGAAAGCAAAGACACAACTACCGGGATAACCGGGACTGAAGCTTCAGATAAGACCGTTGGCGATGTTACCGGAGGGAAACCCATCCACCTTACCAAGGCGGAATTTCTTACTAAAGTTTATGACTTTGAAAAAAGCCCTGATACTTGGGTATATAACGGGAGTAAGCCTTGCATCATTGATTTCTATGCCGACTGGTGTAAGCCTTGTAAAATGGTGGCTCCTATAATGGTTGAGCTTGCGTCAAAATATGAAGGAAAGATTGATATCTATAAAATCAATACTGATGAAGAAAGGGAACTTGCACAGGCTTTTAACATCCGCAGCATACCCACCATACTATTTTGCCCTGTAAAAGGTCAGCCTCAAATGACACAAGGGGCATTACCAAAAGAAACCTTTGAGAAAGTAATTCAGGATGTTCTCCTCAAAGACTAA
- the trxA gene encoding thioredoxin, translating to MEHLTKETFLEKVFNFEKNTEWKFEGNLPCLIDFYADWCGPCKMVAPILDELSKEYEGKINIYKVDTEVEQELASAFGIRSIPSMLFCPKDGKPQMAMGALPKQALKDAIQDVLLNSNN from the coding sequence ATGGAACATTTAACGAAAGAGACCTTCTTAGAGAAAGTCTTCAACTTTGAAAAAAATACAGAATGGAAATTTGAAGGCAATTTGCCTTGCCTGATTGATTTCTATGCCGACTGGTGTGGACCCTGTAAAATGGTAGCACCTATACTTGATGAACTTTCAAAGGAATATGAAGGTAAAATCAATATCTATAAAGTGGATACAGAAGTTGAGCAGGAACTGGCTTCAGCTTTTGGAATCCGCAGCATTCCTTCCATGCTATTCTGTCCTAAGGATGGCAAACCTCAAATGGCTATGGGTGCACTGCCAAAACAGGCACTGAAAGATGCCATACAGGATGTGTTACTGAATTCAAACAACTAG
- a CDS encoding WbqC family protein encodes MPTIILPTAYLPPISWWALLYHEKEIHLELQETYPKQTYRNRCHIYSASGLLPLSIPVIRTHGNHTLVAEIGIDNKKNWQQIHWRSIESAYSRTPYFLYYKDYFSRLFHQHFDNLADFNLQLIQLCIKLLKLEGINIIPTLDFTMPERDTDYRLSIHPKKAPDKCGIHQYPRYIQAFEPKFGFIPNLSIIDLLFHLGPDAKGYLSKMIQLNLSEITSSLQDIQS; translated from the coding sequence ATGCCAACAATAATTCTCCCTACAGCCTACCTCCCCCCTATCTCCTGGTGGGCATTGTTGTATCATGAAAAAGAGATACACCTTGAACTGCAGGAGACCTATCCTAAGCAAACCTACAGGAACCGCTGCCATATCTATAGTGCATCTGGTTTGTTACCCCTGAGTATCCCGGTAATCCGCACGCATGGTAACCATACTTTGGTTGCTGAGATAGGCATCGACAATAAAAAAAACTGGCAACAAATTCACTGGCGATCCATCGAATCAGCCTATTCAAGGACCCCCTATTTTCTGTATTACAAAGATTATTTCTCCCGATTATTTCATCAACATTTCGATAACCTGGCTGATTTCAACCTTCAACTTATCCAGTTATGTATTAAGCTTCTTAAACTGGAAGGCATCAATATTATTCCAACACTTGATTTTACTATGCCGGAAAGAGATACAGACTACAGGTTATCGATCCACCCAAAAAAAGCACCCGACAAATGTGGAATTCATCAGTACCCAAGGTATATTCAGGCGTTCGAACCTAAATTTGGATTTATTCCAAACTTAAGCATCATTGACCTGCTTTTCCATTTAGGCCCTGATGCTAAGGGGTATTTAAGCAAGATGATTCAATTAAACCTTAGTGAGATAACTTCATCCCTGCAGGATATTCAATCCTGA
- a CDS encoding HDIG domain-containing protein encodes MRRRFIGFWKHYYNINKGIYFVLVLFILVSLFPREGQFKYEFHRGKPWQHEDLIAPFDFAIHKTNAELLKEQKEALTETFAYFRYDSVIVKTSVDQFKIRFEEKWKQTKGESPEMKPRELTTLNAGLFILDSLFKRGVIENTPSVTSLKEGNRIAILKENVAEIREMSSLFNVRSANDFLVKTAAMYAGADQSFLLPLLQQSIVHNVIYDESFSLVQREQTLKNVSATRGMMQKGEKIIAKGEVVTDSKYQVLISFKKDYEERIGQTSSYPMIFAGRVLLVAISLMVFALFMITFRHDIFNENRNIVLLLMLITIMVTSTTLVINHNVSYLNAVPLCLVPIIVRTFYDTRLALFVHIITIIILGFLVPNSFEFLYMQLITGIIAIISVVSLIRRSQFFFASLMIFISYSLIYVGMTLLQEGSFKDLERQNFVLFGMSALLTLFSYPLIFLFEKVFGLVTDVSLIEFSDTNNKLLRELAVKAPGTFHHSIMVSNIAEEAARAVGANPLLARTGALYHDIGKMDIAQYFIENQGGGFNPHDELSSEESAGIIISHVILGVEKARSYKLPEAIIDFIRTHHGTRLTRYFYERHLREFPGEETNEALFKYKGPRPFSKETSILMMADSVEAASRALKNPNEEMIEELVERIIEEQVKGNQFRNSDLTLRDISTIKKIIKNKILSINHIRIEYPAGMKLSH; translated from the coding sequence ATGAGACGTCGCTTTATTGGGTTCTGGAAGCATTATTATAATATCAACAAAGGGATTTATTTTGTATTAGTCCTGTTCATCCTGGTGAGCCTTTTCCCAAGAGAAGGACAGTTTAAATATGAATTCCATCGTGGAAAGCCATGGCAGCATGAAGATCTTATAGCACCTTTCGATTTTGCAATACATAAAACTAATGCAGAACTATTGAAAGAACAAAAAGAGGCACTTACCGAAACATTTGCATACTTCCGTTACGATTCAGTGATTGTAAAAACGTCAGTTGATCAGTTCAAAATCCGCTTCGAAGAAAAATGGAAACAAACAAAGGGGGAATCTCCAGAGATGAAACCCCGGGAACTGACAACACTAAATGCCGGACTTTTTATTCTTGATAGCTTGTTTAAAAGGGGTGTAATTGAAAATACACCTTCAGTTACATCGCTCAAGGAGGGCAACCGAATCGCAATACTTAAGGAAAATGTTGCTGAGATACGCGAAATGAGTAGCTTATTCAATGTACGTTCAGCCAATGATTTCCTTGTGAAAACTGCTGCGATGTATGCAGGAGCCGATCAGTCATTTTTATTGCCTCTTTTACAACAGTCTATTGTACACAATGTAATCTATGATGAGTCTTTTTCACTTGTCCAAAGGGAACAAACCTTAAAGAATGTTTCAGCTACCAGGGGGATGATGCAAAAGGGTGAAAAAATTATCGCCAAAGGAGAAGTGGTAACAGATTCTAAATACCAGGTGTTGATTTCATTCAAAAAGGATTATGAAGAAAGGATAGGGCAGACCTCCAGTTATCCCATGATATTTGCCGGGAGGGTGCTGCTGGTGGCAATTTCACTGATGGTTTTTGCTTTATTCATGATCACCTTCCGCCATGATATCTTCAATGAAAACAGGAATATTGTGCTTTTACTGATGCTGATCACTATCATGGTTACATCAACTACCCTGGTGATTAACCATAATGTCTCCTATCTCAATGCTGTTCCCTTATGCCTGGTGCCCATCATTGTAAGGACTTTTTATGATACAAGGCTGGCACTGTTTGTACATATCATTACAATTATCATTCTTGGTTTTCTCGTGCCAAATAGTTTTGAATTTCTGTACATGCAACTTATAACCGGGATCATTGCTATCATTTCTGTGGTATCACTGATCAGGAGGTCACAGTTCTTTTTTGCTTCACTCATGATATTCATTTCCTATTCCCTGATTTATGTCGGAATGACCTTATTGCAGGAAGGAAGCTTCAAGGATCTTGAACGGCAGAATTTCGTACTTTTTGGGATGAGTGCATTACTCACCTTATTTTCCTATCCCCTCATTTTTTTATTTGAGAAGGTTTTCGGATTGGTAACAGATGTTTCGCTGATCGAATTTTCCGATACCAACAATAAGTTATTGCGTGAATTGGCCGTAAAAGCACCCGGAACTTTCCACCATTCCATCATGGTTTCCAATATTGCTGAAGAAGCAGCCCGGGCTGTGGGAGCCAATCCCTTGCTGGCCAGGACCGGTGCCTTATATCATGACATAGGCAAAATGGATATTGCTCAATATTTTATTGAAAATCAAGGAGGTGGATTTAATCCTCATGATGAACTATCAAGTGAAGAAAGTGCCGGTATTATTATCAGCCATGTTATATTAGGGGTTGAAAAAGCACGGTCCTATAAATTACCCGAAGCCATTATTGATTTCATCAGGACCCATCATGGTACACGATTAACCAGGTACTTCTACGAAAGACACTTAAGAGAGTTTCCCGGGGAAGAAACAAATGAGGCATTATTTAAATATAAAGGACCCAGGCCTTTTTCTAAGGAGACTTCTATACTCATGATGGCTGATTCAGTAGAAGCTGCATCCAGGGCATTGAAAAACCCAAATGAGGAAATGATTGAAGAATTGGTGGAACGAATTATTGAGGAACAGGTTAAAGGGAATCAATTCAGGAATTCTGATTTAACGCTGAGAGATATTTCAACCATCAAAAAAATTATTAAGAATAAAATTTTGAGTATCAATCATATCAGGATTGAATATCCTGCAGGGATGAAGTTATCTCACTAA
- a CDS encoding C40 family peptidase, whose amino-acid sequence MTGICNLSIIPIRLQPSDKSEMVSQLLFGETYSILDDLNNWVLIRSDYDHYEGWVDEKVVHKAEDSFLQSLQSAKTIMLEDISALAINQGNSQSLNLVRGSILPVYQDGKFRINDDVYGLTANVCAIPDSPEPGSILEKAMKYLNSPYLWGGKSPFGLDCSGFVQMVYKSAGYTLPRDAHQQSLVGEGISFISEAQPGDLAYFENGSGNIIHVGILLGTDRIIHASGSVRIDSIDHHGIFNQQLGRYTHTLRIIKKMT is encoded by the coding sequence ATGACTGGTATTTGTAATTTGAGCATTATTCCTATCAGGCTCCAACCTTCTGACAAATCAGAAATGGTGAGCCAGTTATTATTTGGAGAAACCTACAGTATCCTTGATGATTTAAATAACTGGGTTCTCATCAGAAGCGACTATGATCATTACGAAGGGTGGGTTGACGAAAAAGTTGTACATAAGGCCGAAGACTCATTTTTACAGTCTTTACAATCTGCAAAGACAATAATGCTTGAAGATATTTCAGCATTGGCAATCAACCAGGGGAATTCCCAATCATTGAATTTGGTCAGAGGCAGTATATTACCTGTTTACCAGGATGGCAAATTCAGAATCAATGACGATGTATACGGGTTAACTGCTAATGTCTGTGCAATTCCGGATTCTCCTGAACCCGGCAGCATTCTTGAAAAAGCCATGAAATATTTGAATTCTCCCTATCTGTGGGGAGGGAAATCACCATTCGGACTGGATTGTTCCGGATTTGTCCAGATGGTTTACAAATCAGCGGGTTATACTTTGCCAAGAGATGCACATCAGCAATCTCTAGTGGGAGAAGGCATCAGTTTTATCAGTGAAGCACAACCCGGCGATCTTGCTTACTTCGAGAATGGCTCAGGAAATATAATACATGTCGGCATACTGCTTGGCACCGACAGGATTATTCATGCCTCCGGTTCGGTGAGGATTGATTCCATTGATCATCATGGTATTTTTAACCAGCAATTGGGTCGTTATACCCACACCTTGAGAATTATCAAAAAAATGACTTAG
- a CDS encoding TonB-dependent receptor, with protein MNGKVTVANNESLPGATVMAIHVPSGTQYGTITDPDGYFNFSNMRVGGPYTLKVSFVGFKTTELNDITLNLGQTQGINVNLVQESSQIAGVVVVAVKNELINGNRTGASTNVSTRQIESLPSINRSINDFTRMSPQSNGNSFAGRDGRYNNITIDGANFNNNFGLSSKSLPGGDAQPISLDAIEEISVNIAPYDIRQSNFTGANVNAVTRSGDNQWKGSIYGYYRDKSFNGSKVEDQTLTLTDQTTSTYGARFGGPIIKNKLFIFANAEKEKSSYPGIAWKPSTDGVGDAAASISRTSETDLEAMRTHLMSNYSYDPGTYKDFGNFASENYKILARIDWNITKKHRFTFRYNYVESTNDQQVNATSAPGTRSTFGRIGEKSMSFTNANYGFLNTVSSITAELNSVLNKSSNKLLFTYTKIRDTRSSNSSLFPFVDIYKDGDPYMSFGYELFSKDNDVKNNVLTITDNFNFYLGKHTLTVGAAFDKLYFGNSYKRYGTSYYRFASMEDFINKAAPTTFGITYPYSGDGYAELNFGYGSIYVQDEYRMTDNLKLTAGLRYEMPVYMDDPTANPAIEALTFKDLDGNDLSINVGSWPKAKGTISPRISFNWDAKGDKSLQVRGGTGVFTGRLPFVWFTNQPTNSGVLQNTVEITKNYQLSALTFNPDPFYYVSGAHQIDSLFSSTPSSKAPGSIAVVDKNFKMPQVWRTNIAADFELPWYDLVFTIEGIYSKDVNAIVQYNANVKATDTTFQGADNRPRYLSSKINSAISSAMVLTNAKGEGFTYSLTAQIAKPFTKGFSGFLAYTYTGAKDLTANPGSAAQSAWSSNPSVQNQNTPGLSYSQFAVPSRLLASLSYHKEYLKHLGTTVSVYFQGSSQGRLDYIYSNDMNGDGNAADLMYIPKDETEIVFADITKKDNEGNTVVVFSAADQATAFWKYVDQDDYLSEHKGEYAERYGVVMPWLNRWDIKIMQDIFTKFGPTKHTLQISLDLLNVGNLINSDWGVSKRQTLGTYDITLLKYSKTGSDGIPVYQLNYSGSALPTTTYVPVLSTLSTWGAQLGIRYTF; from the coding sequence ATGAATGGGAAAGTCACCGTTGCGAACAATGAATCTCTTCCAGGTGCAACTGTGATGGCCATTCACGTTCCATCAGGTACACAGTATGGCACCATCACCGATCCGGATGGTTATTTTAATTTTTCCAATATGCGGGTAGGTGGACCCTATACATTAAAAGTCTCTTTTGTTGGGTTCAAAACAACTGAGTTGAATGATATTACCCTCAACCTGGGGCAGACACAAGGTATTAATGTGAACCTTGTACAGGAATCTTCGCAAATTGCCGGCGTTGTTGTAGTCGCTGTTAAAAATGAACTGATCAATGGTAACAGGACCGGTGCTTCTACCAATGTAAGTACCCGGCAGATTGAGTCACTTCCTTCCATTAACAGGAGTATCAATGACTTTACAAGGATGAGTCCTCAATCCAACGGGAATAGTTTTGCCGGCAGGGATGGGCGTTATAACAACATAACTATTGATGGTGCTAACTTCAATAACAATTTTGGATTGAGCTCAAAATCACTTCCCGGAGGAGATGCTCAGCCTATCAGTCTGGATGCAATCGAAGAAATTAGCGTCAATATTGCTCCTTATGATATTCGCCAGTCAAATTTTACCGGGGCCAATGTTAATGCGGTAACCCGTTCAGGTGATAATCAATGGAAAGGATCGATCTATGGGTATTATCGCGATAAATCCTTTAATGGTTCAAAGGTTGAAGATCAGACCCTTACTTTAACTGACCAGACTACTTCCACTTATGGAGCCAGGTTTGGTGGCCCTATCATTAAAAATAAGCTTTTCATCTTTGCCAATGCCGAGAAAGAAAAATCCTCTTACCCGGGCATTGCCTGGAAACCCAGCACAGATGGAGTAGGTGATGCCGCCGCCAGTATTTCAAGAACCTCCGAAACGGATCTTGAGGCCATGCGCACTCATCTTATGTCTAACTATAGTTATGATCCGGGAACCTACAAGGATTTTGGAAATTTTGCTTCCGAAAACTATAAAATATTAGCCAGGATTGACTGGAATATTACCAAGAAACATCGTTTCACTTTCAGGTACAACTACGTAGAATCAACCAATGACCAGCAGGTGAATGCAACCAGTGCCCCCGGGACACGCTCTACATTCGGTCGTATCGGAGAGAAATCTATGTCCTTTACCAATGCAAATTATGGCTTCCTGAATACTGTCAGTTCAATAACCGCAGAGTTGAACTCTGTTCTGAATAAATCCTCTAATAAGCTTCTCTTTACCTACACTAAAATACGGGATACCAGGAGCAGCAATAGTTCCTTATTCCCATTTGTTGATATTTACAAGGATGGTGATCCCTATATGAGTTTCGGGTACGAATTATTCAGCAAGGACAATGATGTGAAGAATAATGTTCTTACCATTACCGATAACTTCAATTTTTACCTTGGTAAACATACCCTGACTGTAGGTGCCGCCTTTGATAAACTGTACTTCGGAAATAGTTATAAACGCTATGGTACCAGCTATTATCGTTTTGCTTCCATGGAAGATTTTATTAATAAAGCAGCACCCACTACATTCGGTATCACCTATCCATATAGTGGCGATGGTTATGCTGAATTAAACTTTGGTTATGGAAGTATATATGTTCAGGATGAGTACAGGATGACTGACAACCTGAAACTCACCGCCGGTTTAAGGTATGAAATGCCGGTATATATGGACGATCCTACTGCAAACCCGGCTATTGAAGCTCTAACTTTCAAGGATCTTGACGGAAATGATCTTTCAATTAATGTTGGTAGCTGGCCAAAAGCAAAGGGAACCATTTCCCCGCGTATCAGTTTCAATTGGGATGCCAAGGGTGATAAATCTCTGCAGGTCAGAGGAGGTACCGGTGTATTCACAGGCCGTCTGCCTTTTGTATGGTTCACCAACCAGCCAACCAATAGTGGTGTTTTGCAGAATACAGTAGAAATCACCAAGAATTACCAGCTGAGTGCACTTACCTTTAATCCTGATCCTTTCTATTATGTTAGCGGAGCTCACCAGATAGACTCCCTCTTCTCTTCTACTCCTTCTTCAAAAGCTCCGGGTTCCATTGCCGTTGTGGATAAAAACTTCAAAATGCCCCAGGTATGGAGAACCAATATAGCTGCCGACTTTGAACTTCCATGGTATGACCTCGTGTTTACGATTGAAGGCATTTATTCAAAAGACGTTAATGCCATTGTTCAATACAATGCCAATGTAAAAGCCACTGATACCACTTTCCAGGGTGCTGATAACCGCCCAAGATACTTATCCTCAAAAATAAATTCTGCTATATCTTCAGCAATGGTTCTCACCAATGCCAAGGGTGAAGGATTTACTTATTCTTTGACAGCCCAAATTGCAAAACCATTCACAAAGGGCTTCTCAGGATTCCTTGCTTACACTTATACGGGAGCAAAGGACCTTACAGCTAATCCAGGTTCTGCTGCTCAGTCGGCATGGTCCAGCAATCCATCAGTTCAAAACCAGAACACTCCCGGACTTAGTTATTCACAGTTTGCAGTTCCCAGCAGGTTACTTGCCTCCTTATCATACCATAAAGAATATCTCAAGCATCTCGGAACTACCGTTTCTGTTTACTTCCAGGGAAGCAGCCAGGGTCGCCTCGATTACATCTATTCAAATGATATGAATGGAGATGGTAATGCTGCTGACCTCATGTACATTCCTAAGGATGAAACAGAAATTGTTTTTGCTGATATCACTAAGAAAGATAATGAAGGAAATACCGTAGTAGTATTCTCTGCTGCTGATCAGGCAACTGCCTTCTGGAAATATGTTGATCAGGATGACTACCTCTCAGAACACAAAGGGGAATATGCCGAAAGATATGGCGTGGTTATGCCTTGGCTAAACCGCTGGGATATTAAGATCATGCAGGATATCTTTACCAAATTCGGTCCTACCAAACACACTCTGCAGATCAGTCTCGACCTGCTGAATGTCGGTAATTTAATCAATTCTGACTGGGGTGTTTCAAAAAGGCAGACCCTTGGAACCTATGACATCACTTTATTAAAATACAGCAAAACTGGTAGCGATGGCATACCCGTTTATCAATTAAACTACTCAGGTTCAGCTTTACCTACTACTACTTATGTACCGGTGCTGTCTACACTCAGCACATGGGGAGCACAGTTAGGAATCAGGTATACTTTTTAA
- a CDS encoding MFS transporter: MDKHRNGKILILLFTGVLMGALDISIVGPAIPSIEKSIQVDHKSLAWIFSIYVLFNLIGVSLLARLSDLYGRKSIYVFSVAVFAIGSAMVAFSGNMTLLLSGRAVQGFGASGIFPVASAVIGDIFPPEKRGKALGMIGAVFGMAFLIGPLMAGVMLRFFSWNSLFLINIPIAIVVIYFSLRMLPSHKSSAVNFDWPGMLLIAILLASFVYGINSIDVARGLSSLVSIEVWPFFVISVISFILFIFFEKKAFAPVMKIELFDVKQIRIVGIVAVGAGLLQSVTIFVPEMAVNLFQVSSSDAAFMLIPFVLAVAVGAPVSGRLIDKVGSRVIVIAGLFSSATGLLVLFFASHSLPWFYAGGILIGLGTSMLQGSSMRYIMLNEVQSSDRAMGQGLITLFTSVGQMTGATLIGIIVAAAVNRLKGYDSSFLLIAMMAYAAMLLSFLLKGRKEEIQNASRPNI, from the coding sequence ATGGATAAACACAGAAACGGCAAAATTCTGATTCTCTTATTTACAGGGGTGCTCATGGGAGCCCTTGATATCTCGATTGTAGGTCCGGCAATTCCATCTATTGAAAAGAGTATTCAGGTGGATCACAAATCCTTGGCCTGGATTTTCAGTATCTATGTCTTGTTCAATCTAATAGGAGTCTCATTATTGGCACGACTGTCAGATTTATACGGCAGGAAGTCAATCTATGTTTTTTCTGTGGCTGTATTCGCAATAGGTTCAGCCATGGTGGCATTTTCAGGAAATATGACTTTGCTACTTTCAGGGCGTGCTGTCCAGGGATTTGGTGCGAGTGGAATATTCCCGGTTGCATCGGCTGTTATTGGAGATATTTTCCCGCCTGAAAAGCGGGGTAAAGCCTTAGGAATGATCGGCGCAGTATTCGGAATGGCATTTCTGATCGGGCCATTAATGGCTGGAGTCATGCTCAGGTTTTTCAGTTGGAATTCCCTTTTCCTCATCAATATTCCAATTGCGATAGTGGTTATTTACTTTAGTTTAAGGATGCTTCCCTCTCATAAAAGCAGTGCGGTGAATTTTGACTGGCCGGGTATGCTCCTGATTGCAATATTGCTGGCCTCCTTCGTTTATGGAATCAACTCGATTGATGTTGCTAGGGGATTAAGCAGCCTGGTCTCTATTGAGGTCTGGCCCTTTTTTGTGATCTCGGTGATCTCATTTATACTTTTCATTTTCTTTGAGAAGAAAGCTTTCGCACCTGTCATGAAAATTGAGCTCTTTGATGTAAAGCAGATAAGAATTGTGGGTATTGTTGCAGTTGGAGCCGGTTTGCTTCAATCTGTAACCATTTTTGTTCCTGAAATGGCTGTGAATCTTTTCCAGGTATCTTCTTCAGATGCTGCTTTCATGCTGATCCCTTTTGTACTGGCAGTTGCAGTTGGAGCGCCTGTTTCTGGGAGGTTGATTGATAAGGTTGGTTCAAGGGTGATTGTAATAGCCGGGCTTTTTTCATCAGCAACCGGTTTGTTGGTCTTGTTCTTTGCTTCGCACTCATTACCCTGGTTTTATGCCGGAGGGATCCTGATAGGGTTGGGAACATCTATGTTGCAAGGATCCTCGATGAGATACATCATGTTGAATGAAGTTCAGTCTTCTGATCGTGCAATGGGACAAGGACTTATTACACTTTTTACAAGTGTGGGCCAGATGACAGGAGCTACTTTGATAGGAATTATTGTTGCCGCAGCTGTAAACAGGTTAAAGGGATATGACAGTTCATTCCTTTTAATCGCCATGATGGCTTATGCTGCAATGTTACTGAGTTTCCTGCTTAAAGGAAGAAAAGAAGAAATTCAGAACGCTTCAAGGCCCAATATATAA